In Miscanthus floridulus cultivar M001 chromosome 5, ASM1932011v1, whole genome shotgun sequence, one genomic interval encodes:
- the LOC136451551 gene encoding uncharacterized serine-rich protein C215.13-like: MAAISSKDKEEALQLKQGESKVFSKLFTRESSAAAPSFRVYYGVASAGSVPFLWESQPGTPKNDAISTATLLPPLTPPPSYYTAARQQQQAAPPPHSLSRHRSNRSSSSSSSSTAATATGKNKKLSTKHYISIFSAMLPKMILHKRWSSRPAASSGSSPSAASSSCSSSSWSAFSSSASSSLSLSSFRSAQSPSACSSMTMRSRVFAFSAADDDGEGEQAAAPMCFSVRHESFRAFRGGRVAMTMKSALASVGSHGHAAGPTAAQKV, translated from the coding sequence ATGGCAGCCATCAGCAGCAAGGACAAGGAGGAGGCTCTCCAGCTGAAGCAAGGGGAGAGCAAGGTGTTCTCCAAGCTGTTCACCAGGGAGAGCTCCGCAGCGGCGCCGTCCTTCCGGGTGTACTACGGCGTCGCCTCGGCGGGCTCCGTGCCCTTCCTGTGGGAGTCGCAGCCGGGCACGCCCAAGAACGACGCCATCTCCACGGCCACCCTGCTGCCGCCGctcacgccgccgccgtcctACTACACCGCCgccaggcagcagcagcaggccgcgccgccgccgcacagCCTGAGCCGCCACCGCAGCAAcaggtcgtcgtcgtcctcctcctcctccaccgccgccacggcCACCGGCAAGAACAAGAAGCTGTCGACCAAGCATTACATCAGCATCTTCAGCGCCATGCTGCCCAAGATGATCCTGCACAAACGGTGGTCGTCCAGGCCGGCGGCCTCGTCCGGCTCGTCGCCCTCCGCCgcgtcctcctcctgctcctcctcctcgtggTCGGCGTTCTCCTCCTCGGCGTCGTCGTCGCTGTCGCTGTCGTCGTTCCGCAGCGCGCAGTCGCCCTCCGCGTGCTCGTCGATGACTATGCGGAGCCGGGTGTTCGCGTTCTCTGCcgcggacgacgacggcgagggggAGCAGGCGGCGGCGCCCATGTGCTTCAGCGTGCGCCACGAGAGCTTCCGGGCGTTCAGGGGCGGCCGCGTCGCCATGACCATGAAGAGCGCCCTCGCGTCCGTCGGCAGCCATGGGCATGCTGCTGGGCCCACCGCTGCACAGAAGGTGTAG